One stretch of Falco naumanni isolate bFalNau1 chromosome 7, bFalNau1.pat, whole genome shotgun sequence DNA includes these proteins:
- the PDCD7 gene encoding programmed cell death protein 7: MAQPPHFPGRLPPPFRAFPPPAGPFPPPAAPFPGPAARPGPFAGPAAAPPPFLLLPPPPAGPEGDAGPRFPPGGGPYFPAVPPFPPRPAAEEEAAAAQRQQDELWLSQFLGRRRAFPPPPPPPPPAASPSSARQLAVEALGRVARLAALCRALRRREAEGDEAGWAQAREEAEAVRRELRDVVRPLREPGYREALRRKAERARKRRQRLQRRKQEAQAAKEAEAARAAEREAKIDQWRAKCIQEVEEKNRERELKAAADSVLSEVRKKQADTKRMVDILRALEKLRKLRKEAAGRKGVCPPPSADEAFENQVESLKTLLKNRTELYEAEERALRVMLEGEQEEERKREMEKKQKKEREKLLQQKLEIDSKLFGDPDEFPLAHLLQPFREYYLQAEHSVAALIHIRHGWDRYLVPADHPEGSCIPPGWVLPSLPTNDTWATAVR, translated from the exons ATGGCGCAGCCGCCGCACTTCCCCGGGCGCTTGCCGCCGCCGTTCCGGGCATtcccgccgccggccgggcccttcccgccgcccgccgcgcccttccccggccccgccgcccgcccggggcccTTCGCGGGGCCGGCAGCGGCGCCGCcgcccttcctcctgctgccgccgccgccggccgggcccgAGGGCGACGCGGGGCCGCGCTTCCCGCCGGGCGGCGGCCCCTACTTCCCCGCGGTGCCTCCGTTCCCGCCGCGGCCGGCGGCtgaggaggaggcggcggcggcgcagcgGCAGCAGGACGAGCTGTGGCTGTCGCAGTTCCTGGGCCGGCGCCGggccttcccccccccgccgccgccgccgccgcccgccgccagccccagcagcgccCGGCAGCTGGCGGTGGAGGCGCTGGGGCGGGTGGCGCGGCTGGCCGCGCTCTGCCGGGCCCTGCGGCGGCGGGAGGCCGAGGGGGACGAGGCGGGCTGGGCCCAGGCGCGGGAGGAGGCGGAGGCGGTGCGGCGGGAGCTGCGGGACGTCGTGCGGCCCCTGCGGGAGCCCGGCTACCGCGAGGCGCTGCGGAGGAAGGCCGAGAGGGCGAGGAAGAGGCGGCAGCGCCTGCAGCGCAGGAAGCAGGAAGCCCAGGCGGCCAAGGAGGCGGAGGCGGCCCGGGCCGCCGAGCGGGAGGCCAAGATCGACCAGTGGCGGGCCAAGTGCATccaggaggtggaggagaagaACCGG gAACGAGAACTTAAGGCTGCTGCAGACAGTGTCTTATCTGAAGTGCGGAAGAAACAAGCAGACACAAAGAGGATGGTGGACATTCTGCGTGCATTAGAAAAGCTTCGGAAACTGAGAAAagaggctgctggcaggaaAG gTGTTTGTCCACCCCCCTCAGCAGatgaagcatttgaaaatcagGTGGAGAGTCTCAAAACATTGCTCAAAAATCGCACAGAGCTGTATGAAGCTGAGGAGAGAGCATTAAGGGTTATGTTGGAGGgagaacaggaggaggaaaggaagagagaaatggagaagaaacagaagaaggaaagggaaaaactaCTGCAGCAGAAACTTGAAATTGATTCCAAGCTGTTTGGGGATCCAG ATGAATTTCCTCTAGCCCATCTATTGCAACCCTTCAGAGAGTATTACTTACAAGCTGAGCATTCTGTAGCAGCTCTAATCCACATCAG GCATGGATGGGATCGGTACTTGGTGCCAGCTGATCaccctgaaggaagctgcatcCCTCCAGGATGGGTTCTTCCGAGTCTCCCCACAAATGACACGTGGGCCACTGCGGTCAGATGA
- the CLPX gene encoding ATP-dependent Clp protease ATP-binding subunit clpX-like, mitochondrial isoform X2 has translation MSACHSCAAAARLLGSTLPSARRGITCGRTRIPVLGKLGTFETRSLRRIPLRNFSETPAYFASKDGASKDASGDGSKKSVGEGGGKKSSSGSSGKGGNQLRCPKCGDLCTHVETFVSSTRFVKCEKCHHFFVVLSEADTKKSIIKEPESAAEAVKLAFQQKPPPPPKKIYNYLDKYVVGQCFAKKVLSVAVYNHYKRIYNNIPANLRQQAEVEKQTSLTPRELLQIAGISPHGNALGASMQQQMNQQIPQEKRGGEVLDSPNDDIKLEKSNILLLGPTGSGKTLLAQTLAKCLDVPFAICDCTTLTQAGYVGEDIESVIAKLLQDANYNVEKAQQGIVFLDEVDKIGSVPGIHQLRDVGGEGVQQGLLKLLEGTIVNVPEKNSRKLRGETVQVDTTNILFVASGAFNGLDRIISRRKNEKYLGFGTPSNMGKGRRAAAAADLANISGESDPHEDIEEKDRLLRHVEARDLIEFGMIPEFVGRLPVVVPLHSLDEKTLVRILTEPRNAVVPQYQALFSMDKCELNVTEDALKAIARLALDRKTGARGLRSIMEKLLLEPMFEVPNSDIVCVEVDKDVVEGKKEPGYIRAPTKDSSEEEYDSGVEEEGWPRQADAANH, from the exons ATGTCCGCCTGCCACAGCtgtgccgccgccgcccgcctcctGGGCTCCACGCTGCCCTCTGCGCGGAGAG gtaTTACTTGTGGTCGTACACGCATCCCTGTTTTAGGAAAACTTGGGACTTTTGAAACGCGTTCCCTAAGACGAATTCCTCTTAGAAACTTCTCAGAAACACCAGCGTATTTTGCTTCAAAGGATGGTGCAAGCAAGGATGCTTCTGGCGATGGAAGCAAG AAGTCTGTCGGTGAGGGAGGTGGTAAAAAGTCAAGCTCTGGAAGctctgggaaaggagggaaCCAGCTGCGCTGCCCGAAGTGTGGTGACTTGTGCACACATGTGGAGACTTTTGTGT CTTCCACCCGTTTTGTGAAGTGCGAAAAGTGTCACCATTTTTTTGTTGTACTGTCAGAGGCAGACACAAAAAAGAGCATCATTAAAGAGCCTgagtcagcagcagaagctgtgaaaTTGGCATTCCAGCAGAAGCCACCACCTCCACCGAAAAAG ATTTATAACTACCTCGACAAATACGTTGTTGGTCAGTGTTTTGCCAAGAAGGTGCTTTCAGTTGCTGTGTACAATCATTACAAGAGGATCTACAATAACATCCCAGCTAACCTGAGACAGCAAGCAGAAGTTGAAAAGCAGACTTCTCTAACACCAAGAG AACTACTGCAGATTGCTGGAATCAGTCCACACGGTAATGCTTTAGGAGCATCGATGCAGCAACAAATGAACCAGCAGATACCTCAGGAAAAACGGGGAGGAGAGGTACTAGATTCGCCCAATGATGacataaaacttgaaaaaagtaatattttgctGCTTGGACCAACTGGATCAG gTAAAACCTTGCTGGCTCAGACTCTAGCTAAATGCCTAGATGTACCTTTTGCTATCTGTGATTGTACTACCTTGACTCAAGCTGGCTATGTTGGTGAAGACATCGAATCTGTCATTGCAAAACTCCTGCAAGATGCCAACTATAACGTAGAAAAAGCTCAGCAAG GAATTGTTTTTCTGGATGAAGTAGATAAGATTGGCAGTGTGCCTGGTATTCATCAGTTACGGGATGTCGGAGGAGAAGGTGTTCAACAA GGCTTGTTAAAATTACTAGAAGGCACAATAGTAAATGTTCCAGAAAAGAATTCTCGTAAACTACGTGGAGAAACGGTGCAGGTTGACACAACAAACATCCTCTTTGTAGCTTCTGGTGCTTTTAATGGTCTTGACAGAATTAtcagcaggaggaaaaatgaaaaa tacCTAGGATTTGGGACACCATCTAACatgggaaaaggcagaagggctgcagcagcagctgatctTGCTAATATAAGTGGAGAGTCTGATCCACATGAAGATATTGAAGAAAAAGATCGCTTGCTGCGTCATGTGGAAGCCAGAGATCTCATTGAGTTTGGCATGATTCCTGAGTTTGTGGGACGCTTGCCTGTTGTGGTTCCTCTGCACAGCCTAGATGAGAAAACCCTTGTACGGATTCTCACTGAGCCACGAAATGCTGTGGTTCCTCAATACCAGGCACTATTCAGCATGGATAag tGTGAATTAAATGTAACTGAAGATGCATTGAAGGCTATAGCCAGACTGGCCCTGGACAGAAAAACTGGTGCAAGAGGTCTTCGATCTATAATG GAAAAGCTGTTGCTGGAGCCCATGTTTGAAGTGCCCAATTCTGACATTGTGTGCGTGGAAGTTGACAAAGATGTTGTAGAAGGCAAAAAAGAGCCAGGATACATTAG GGCTCCCACTAAAGATTCGTCTGAAGAAGAGTATGACTCTGGCGTTGAGGAAGAAGGCTGGCCTCGACAAGCAGATGCTGCAAACCATTAA
- the CLPX gene encoding ATP-dependent Clp protease ATP-binding subunit clpX-like, mitochondrial isoform X1, whose protein sequence is MSACHSCAAAARLLGSTLPSARRGITCGRTRIPVLGKLGTFETRSLRRIPLRNFSETPAYFASKDGASKDASGDGSKKSVGEGGGKKSSSGSSGKGGNQLRCPKCGDLCTHVETFVSSTRFVKCEKCHHFFVVLSEADTKKSIIKEPESAAEAVKLAFQQKPPPPPKKIYNYLDKYVVGQCFAKKVLSVAVYNHYKRIYNNIPANLRQQAEVEKQTSLTPRELEIRRREDEYRFTKLLQIAGISPHGNALGASMQQQMNQQIPQEKRGGEVLDSPNDDIKLEKSNILLLGPTGSGKTLLAQTLAKCLDVPFAICDCTTLTQAGYVGEDIESVIAKLLQDANYNVEKAQQGIVFLDEVDKIGSVPGIHQLRDVGGEGVQQGLLKLLEGTIVNVPEKNSRKLRGETVQVDTTNILFVASGAFNGLDRIISRRKNEKYLGFGTPSNMGKGRRAAAAADLANISGESDPHEDIEEKDRLLRHVEARDLIEFGMIPEFVGRLPVVVPLHSLDEKTLVRILTEPRNAVVPQYQALFSMDKCELNVTEDALKAIARLALDRKTGARGLRSIMEKLLLEPMFEVPNSDIVCVEVDKDVVEGKKEPGYIRAPTKDSSEEEYDSGVEEEGWPRQADAANH, encoded by the exons ATGTCCGCCTGCCACAGCtgtgccgccgccgcccgcctcctGGGCTCCACGCTGCCCTCTGCGCGGAGAG gtaTTACTTGTGGTCGTACACGCATCCCTGTTTTAGGAAAACTTGGGACTTTTGAAACGCGTTCCCTAAGACGAATTCCTCTTAGAAACTTCTCAGAAACACCAGCGTATTTTGCTTCAAAGGATGGTGCAAGCAAGGATGCTTCTGGCGATGGAAGCAAG AAGTCTGTCGGTGAGGGAGGTGGTAAAAAGTCAAGCTCTGGAAGctctgggaaaggagggaaCCAGCTGCGCTGCCCGAAGTGTGGTGACTTGTGCACACATGTGGAGACTTTTGTGT CTTCCACCCGTTTTGTGAAGTGCGAAAAGTGTCACCATTTTTTTGTTGTACTGTCAGAGGCAGACACAAAAAAGAGCATCATTAAAGAGCCTgagtcagcagcagaagctgtgaaaTTGGCATTCCAGCAGAAGCCACCACCTCCACCGAAAAAG ATTTATAACTACCTCGACAAATACGTTGTTGGTCAGTGTTTTGCCAAGAAGGTGCTTTCAGTTGCTGTGTACAATCATTACAAGAGGATCTACAATAACATCCCAGCTAACCTGAGACAGCAAGCAGAAGTTGAAAAGCAGACTTCTCTAACACCAAGAG AATTAGAAATCAGAAGACGGGAGGATGAGTACAGATTTACAA AACTACTGCAGATTGCTGGAATCAGTCCACACGGTAATGCTTTAGGAGCATCGATGCAGCAACAAATGAACCAGCAGATACCTCAGGAAAAACGGGGAGGAGAGGTACTAGATTCGCCCAATGATGacataaaacttgaaaaaagtaatattttgctGCTTGGACCAACTGGATCAG gTAAAACCTTGCTGGCTCAGACTCTAGCTAAATGCCTAGATGTACCTTTTGCTATCTGTGATTGTACTACCTTGACTCAAGCTGGCTATGTTGGTGAAGACATCGAATCTGTCATTGCAAAACTCCTGCAAGATGCCAACTATAACGTAGAAAAAGCTCAGCAAG GAATTGTTTTTCTGGATGAAGTAGATAAGATTGGCAGTGTGCCTGGTATTCATCAGTTACGGGATGTCGGAGGAGAAGGTGTTCAACAA GGCTTGTTAAAATTACTAGAAGGCACAATAGTAAATGTTCCAGAAAAGAATTCTCGTAAACTACGTGGAGAAACGGTGCAGGTTGACACAACAAACATCCTCTTTGTAGCTTCTGGTGCTTTTAATGGTCTTGACAGAATTAtcagcaggaggaaaaatgaaaaa tacCTAGGATTTGGGACACCATCTAACatgggaaaaggcagaagggctgcagcagcagctgatctTGCTAATATAAGTGGAGAGTCTGATCCACATGAAGATATTGAAGAAAAAGATCGCTTGCTGCGTCATGTGGAAGCCAGAGATCTCATTGAGTTTGGCATGATTCCTGAGTTTGTGGGACGCTTGCCTGTTGTGGTTCCTCTGCACAGCCTAGATGAGAAAACCCTTGTACGGATTCTCACTGAGCCACGAAATGCTGTGGTTCCTCAATACCAGGCACTATTCAGCATGGATAag tGTGAATTAAATGTAACTGAAGATGCATTGAAGGCTATAGCCAGACTGGCCCTGGACAGAAAAACTGGTGCAAGAGGTCTTCGATCTATAATG GAAAAGCTGTTGCTGGAGCCCATGTTTGAAGTGCCCAATTCTGACATTGTGTGCGTGGAAGTTGACAAAGATGTTGTAGAAGGCAAAAAAGAGCCAGGATACATTAG GGCTCCCACTAAAGATTCGTCTGAAGAAGAGTATGACTCTGGCGTTGAGGAAGAAGGCTGGCCTCGACAAGCAGATGCTGCAAACCATTAA